The following nucleotide sequence is from Vitis vinifera cultivar Pinot Noir 40024 chromosome 14, ASM3070453v1.
AGGAGTGACAGTTGACCCAACTGGATTTGACGTGTTTCGTGGGATATGCAGCCCTGAAAAGAAGAAATCTTCTGGTGTGGCAAGCTTGGGGTCCTTGCAGAACTTTCCATTTACAAACACTGCATGATAAAAAAAAGTCCGTTAACATCATACAGTTATAGATAGTATACTTATGTGTGCTCTATTACATGCCATGCAGAGAAAGTACATCAAGGTATATGATTTATAGACATCTCTTGGCAGAAATGTTGCAGGCTGGGGTTATTCATTTAAATACAATTACAGGGCCATTATTGTAGATCCCAAGCATGGAAAGAATGAGTGAGCTTATCCATACCAGCAGCCTTCGGATCATCAATAGCAACACAAGTGTCCTGCAGCGGGCTAGGGTCATAGGCATAGGCAAGAGAAAAGGCCAACCCCATGAAGGTGGCAGCCACAAGGAAATGAACACCTCTCACCATTGTAAGCTGTCTAACAACCACAATTTTCTAGGAAACAAATTTGGCTATGTTCCGAGTACTACTGCTTGGTTGAGGGGTAAGAAATATATGAAACATGTCTATTTATAGATAAGAATCCTTGAATTagtcatggttttttttttacctagaTTAAGTATATAGAGTTACTAAGTCCTCAATTGGATAAGATTTTTCTATTTCATAAATGAATTGTTCTTCAACTACTACGAGCATTTTTATAAACTTTGCTTGTGCCTATACATCTTTGAAACGGAAGTTATCTTAAAACTTTCTTTCTCTATGCAATTGAAAATCTCATTGCCATCAATTTTGGCTGGTTCAATTTTATATCAATGACTTCATTGAAGCATTAGTAACTTATATTCCACACTCAAGTTCACATGGACTATACAAATCCTTACTATAGTGGATTCTATATCTATTTTCTAAATGGAAATTCTgaatcaccttttttttttctgttgtcATTGACATAGAAGCAGACAAAACTCAAAGCATGGATTTGAATAAGTCATGCACCAGAGTGCTCTCTATATCATCAACCTAAGAGTGGGTTTTGTTACTGACTCTACAAAAAgctcccttttttattttttatttttattatttattttttctcacaatggaatcattttgttttcaaacaTTGATGATTGATGTAAATCTAATTCTCTGATGTCAAAAAATCAGTTCATGGAAGTTGTTGAAATCCAAGATTTACTTGGGTTTGCCAATGGGAATTGCCCCAGATCCAAACCCTCTTGTTGTCTCATTTGGGTTAGAAAACATGCATTGGCAAATCAGCTCATAATGTTTTGTGGGTGTCCATACACAAGTGTCCTGCAGTTGGGTAGGTCAAAGGCAGAGGCAATAGAGAGTGAGAGAACGACAGGAGCCAACAGTTAAGGCAAGGACTACTAGGAATttgcacatgaaaaatgttttaaaatatttgagtaGGAGACTTAACGTGAGTCTATGTTTCATGGATATTTTCCAATTCAAGATGAACCATCCTTCACGTTTTTCCCATCTTCTTTTCCTTTGCTTACAGTCTTACACTAACACAGCTTTGACATGGAAGTGTTCAAACTTCAAAAGGCATTTTCTCTAATGTAAACAACAATTTCAATTTCTTCTGATCAAATGGTCTAATGTGTTTGGTTCTCAGATATCTTAAGTTAATTACTTCTGAATCAAGATTTGATCAAGCAACTGATAAAGGATCCAACATggatctttatttattttttcttttttcatttctttccttggtATATTGCTTTTTCAAATAAGGTATGACACATCAACTGAGGTCTAAGAGTATTGCCTATCAACTGAGTCTAAGAGTATTGCTTATCAACTGACCCTGGTCCAGGTATTATTGTCTGGGTGAGGGGATGAGAAATATTTTTGTGCAGGAAATAGGGGTCTTGAATTAGTCTATGTTTTACCAGTATATAGTACTAAGCATATGGGTTCACCAAATCTGCCATATACAAATAGCTTCTTTCGTTTGAAGGatgaatcattttcaaaaaaccaaacccatttctcattttttttcctttgctaaCATACATCTTTGACAGGGAAGAAGTCAGTTATTATGTATTATCTACCAAGAAACTCTCTCTCTATCTGCTTGGGTGATCATGTCTGGACTGCCTCAATCACCAAAGCGGTAATACTCAGATCATAGATTTGAACAAGTCATGCTTCAAATTGGATTCTCTATATTTATGGTTGTTTTCTCCGAATATAAAAGCTGAGGCGTTTACTTTTTAGCAATGAAGTTACCTTGAAAAGGAACCGgtattattgttgtttttttacTGGTCTTATCAGTTGATGAATTCTGTCTCTGTTCCATTTATTGGAATCAAATTGTAGGCTTCGATATTCCTTTCCATTAACATTAAAATATCAGGTTGCATGGATCATATGTTCCATGATGGATCTGTAAAACAAGATAAAGAAAGACCTTTCCTTCAAGAAGGTGCTGTTTGGAATATAGAAAAAAGTGTAGGAACATGATGCTTCTTCCACCAAATTGCATTACTCTGTTGTAGAGAATTTCGACATTAACTAACTTCTTCCTCCTCAGTAGATGAGTTATGTCCTTCAGCTTTAGTCAATGGATTAAATCCAGTTAGCATCTGACTAttaacaaagagaaaaaaaatgaaatcctcATCATTGTCATTCTGATTTCTATAGAACTTGCCTGATGTTGGATTTTGAGCTATTGTGAACTTGTCATTCTTGGATAAGATAAAGAACCAAGATGAAAATCAAATAGAACATATGAAAACATAACATAATTTTATGAATGTCTGTTTTGTGCTCTTGCTTGATTTACAAGTGATTAATTTTTCGACTTGAGATTTAGAATATTCATTTGAACATTTTTAGTTTTgcctaattgaatttatatatatgaatgTTTTTCTATGTTGGAGAAAGATGGCTTCAAGTGTTACTTCAGTATTCTGCATATCCCATATTGATTGATAAAGCAactgaaatataattttaacttttgttGGATTGAATAAGAGTTGAGACAATAGTTCATTGGCCTAAATGAATCTTAGGTTCAGAAGATGATAACTTAGAAAACTGAACTAATACATATACTAAATGAATCCTTGAAATAGTCTTGTTTTCTTTACCTGAAGAAAGCATGTAGAGTTACCAAGTCTTTGATTTGATAGGCTTTTTCTATTGATGAATCGTTCACCAAAACTGCTCCATCCATTTGTCcttatttgtttttcctttgcttATGCCTATACTTCTTTGACATGGAAGTGGTCAGTTATTATGTGTTGTTTATCTTGAAGCTTCTTTCTCTCTGTGCTTGAAAATCTAATCCCAATCAATTTTGACcaattcatttttatatcaatatcaTAATCCAAGCATTTGTTACAGATTGATGCAATCTAATTTTGTGCTGTCAAAGAGACAGTTCATAGGTGTTGTTGAAAGTCAAGATATGCTTGGGTTTGTTAATGGGAATTGCCCCATACACATACCTTGTTCTTTTTGTATCATCCGATGGCGTTTTTaggtgagaaaaataaaaataaaaataaaaattgagcaaGCTATGAGGTCAACAGTTATGGCAAGTGGTGCTTTGAATCTGAACATGAAAAATGCTAAAATATTAGAGTAGGAGTCTTCAGATGAGTCTATATTTTATGGTAACTTTACCAAGTCTTCCATGGATAGCTTTCTTCTACTTCAAGGATAATCTGTTCTTCACATTTTTCCTCATCTGCTTTTCCTTTACTTACATCAATACATCTTTGACTTATATGGAAGCGGTCAATGTCTTTCTGAAGCAATACTTCCTGCATTTTCTTCAAACATAAacaacaattttcaatttcttttgatCAATTGGTCAAATGTGTTTGATTCTTAAATATCTGAAGTTCATTACTTCTGAAACAAGATTTGATTGAGCAACTGATAAAGGATTCAATGTGgaactttatttattcattctttaattctctctctctctctctttctctctcaaggTCTTCTCAGATTAAACCTGGAAAACTTTTGTTATCAATTATTATTGCTCAATGTTCATATGAGAGATGAAAGGGGATAAGAAATCTTgcataagatatatatatatatatataggaagaCTCATCAAGTCTCCAATACACATAGCTATTTTCTATCTGAAGGAGgagttgttctcaaaaactacaCCATTTCCCCtcattaatttgtttttcctttgcttACACTAGTAGTGTTTGACATGGAAGCAGTCACTTATTATGTATTATAAGAAAgtgagggggaaaaaaaaatcaaatcaactcATCACATGTTCTCTGATCTCTATAAAACTTGCCTGATGTTGGAGTTTGAACTGTTATGAGCTTCATTGTTTGTACTAAAGGAACATACCAAAACATATCCCAACTTAATAAATATAGGTTTTGTTCATGCCCTTGCTTGATTTGATTAGAAGTGATTCCTTTATATATTTGAGATCTAGATGAattcattctatcatttttggaTAAATTTGACTAACTGAATTTATACAACTGGGCCTCAATGAATCTTAGGTGTAGTGTTGCCTCTTTAGCCTTTTAATTTCTAGGTTAAAACTTGTTCTAAACCAGTAAGGAAGTCATTTATGTATTCAGAGACAGATGCTCGCTTAATAAACTGTACTATTATACATAATGATCGAAATCCACACAGcaataaatacaaaacaaaCCATCTTATTACATAGAGTATGATTATGACGGGGAAAGATGACAATGGTCACACTAAAAACATGTAGTTCATAGCTTCTTGATCAGTTATATTGTTTTTTAGTTGTTGTCCCACCAGAAACTTGATTGAAGGAAGTTAACCACGTCCTTGTCCAATTGGAAAGCCTTAGTGAGAACATCAATAGAGATGGGTGGGTCTGAGCCTAAGACTGCATTTGCAATTGTGATCACACCAGGGTTTTGGCTGCTCAGAGCAGCAATGGCGACTGCATTAGTATGCCCAATATTGAACTGGAAGTGAATGAGACCAATAGGGAACACAAACACATCACCCTTGTTTAGAACTTTGCTAATGAGGCGGTTTTCAGGGTTGGATGTGACGAAGCCTACATAGAGGGTTCCCTCCAAGACAACTAGAATCTCAGTGGCGCGAGGGTGAGTGTGAGGAGGGTTTAGGCCATATGGGGCATAGTCAACACGAGCCAAGGAGATGCCAAGGGTGTTGAGTCCTGCAATTTGGGCAACATTTACAGGAGTGACAGCTGATCCAACTGGATTTGACGTGTTTCCTGGGATATGGAGCCCTGAAAAGAAGAAATCATCTGCCATGGCAAGCTTTGGGTCCTTGCAGAACTTTCCATTTACAAACACTGCATGAAAGAAAAGTTCATTTATTAACATCGATCATGCAATCATTGACAATAGCCCTACAGAGAGGCAACAAAGATACatgatatatatacatagaaaGAATTAATGAGTGAGCTTATACATACCAGCAGCCTTGGGGTCATCAACAGCGACACAAGCATCCTGCAGTGGGCTAGGGTCATAGGCAGAAGAAAGAGAGGAAGCCAAAGCCATGAAGGCAATGGTTACAAGGAGATGAACACTTCTCATCATTGATGGGCTACTACTGCTCGATTGAGGAGTGAGAAGACTTGCTAAGTGTTCAATGcattgtttttctacttttgtcTATGTCAAAGGTGAATCATTCAAAAACTAGACTATTTTTCCTcatcttctttcccttttcttACACTAATACTGTAATACATATTTTACATGGAAGTTGtcagtctctctctctctctctctatttgtgtattttttatagtaaaaatagGAATCTACACtgtttttcctcttcttctttaaccttcttttcttttttctttcaacacTAATATATTTTTGACATGGAAGTCAtcaacctctctctctctctctctgccaaAAACTACGTCCTCATTTGTCTTTCTTTCCGTACACCGATTCATCTTTGATGTGGAATCTATCAATACTGTTATgtattctctctttctttctctctctctctctctctttctttctctctctctctctctct
It contains:
- the LOC109121491 gene encoding putative germin-like protein 2-1, with the protein product MMRSVHLLVTIAFMALASSLSSAYDPSPLQDACVAVDDPKAAVFVNGKFCKDPKLAMADDFFFSGLHIPGNTSNPVGSAVTPVNVAQIAGLNTLGISLARVDYAPYGLNPPHTHPRATEILVVLEGTLYVGFVTSNPENRLISKVLNKGDVFVFPIGLIHFQFNIGHTNAVAIAALSSQNPGVITIANAVLGSDPPISIDVLTKAFQLDKDVVNFLQSSFWWDNN